Below is a window of Populus trichocarpa isolate Nisqually-1 chromosome 3, P.trichocarpa_v4.1, whole genome shotgun sequence DNA.
TCGCTAAATTACTATAAAAagtggaattttatttttggcaaggtacaaattttttttggttaaaataatacaatacaaaaaatatatagacaAATAGCAAATGATAAGTGTTATTTATGACCCccttaaatagtaaaatagGCTAAcacaatttataataaaaaaataaaagatggaaaagaaaaaaaatcaaggaaagaaaaaaaaaaccttaaagacACACTGATATTTCAATAAGAATATCACCGGTACCGTTATAAAGATCTCGATGAGATGAATATAATGAAACCAATAAAGGTTATCAATGATGAACGGAGTGGGTCACACCAGTTGTCCAAAGGTGTCGAGGCACACTTGTTTTTGGACGGTTTGTGTGGCTCACTCCAGTCACCGTTGATGGACTTCCTTGGTGTCGTTGGATTCGGCCCATCGAGATCTTTTCAAGAGTACTAGTAATGTCGTTATCAAAGCCTCGATACATCTtcaaagtctttttatttttttcttctttgttttttctatgtcCCTCGTGAATTGTGAAgggaaatgagaaagaaaaagtaaaaaataataataataaagtgacCCTAAAGACACACCAAAGCGTTTCGATAACGACATCATTAGTATTGTTGGAAAGATCtcgataaaaaacaatacaccaAAGAAGGTCACCAACGATGACCAGACTTGATACACGAGCCGCTTAAAGGAAAGTGAGTCCCGACACCTTTTAGCTCGTGTGAATCACCTTGTTCATCATTGGTGACCATTCTTGGTGTTGTTGGACTAGTCTTATCGAGATCTTTCTAATGATACTAATTGTGTCGTCATCAGAGTTTTAATATGTCTTTgaggtctttttcttttttctttacttgttttttctctctctcctctctgatATCTCTTTATTGCAAATTGTATCAATCTACTTTATAATATGAGAGAGTTGTAGATAACACTTGTAACTCGTAGGTTGCAGACATCTAGGACTCTCTAAACTGTgctatttcttaaaatatttttctttatcatgtttttttatttattttttgttttttattatgctagagtcaaaaaaattattgcattgTATCCTCTCTCACAATTTACTATAAATGACTACAgtaatgtttttattcattttggtAATCATAACTGTTTTCTCCTCAATTAAATCTCTTTATGTCTAAATTGATGGCCAATTATTTCTGATAAGTTAAGAAATGACAAGATTAAAAGATAggtgatcaaaattaaaaaggcaAGTAAAATAGCCTGGCAATATAAAAGTTTGCCGAAAGTTTAGTTTAGTccttgaactttataatttttatctttccaTCCCCTTTAGTTTTAGAAAATTCAATTGTGGTcgaaaacttcattttctttatttttttggtgatagagaagaaagaaattcatCAGATTTTGgttgaagagaaagaaaaaatttggTTGGTGTCGATTCCAAGCATGAAAAAGAACAATAATTCTGGTGCGACAGATTTCGCTGATAATAGAAGTTCCACTAAATTTTTCATTGCCCTCATCTTGCCTGAGATTGTAGATTCATGCTCAGGAAGGCAttagttttgggtttgatttttgAACCAATGTTCTGCTAATTTGGGCTTATGGAAAGGCTTATTTAAGTCTACTAAGTgtgttttttttggtgttttatagtaaaaatggtcgaaatgagttttttttttttggagtcaaAGATTAATGGGTTGAGCTTTTAACCACTTGAGGTAGTTGACCACAGAGCTAGAAGTGAGGTGTTGTTTGCCTCTGCAAACAACTTGGCAATTtgattgcttttgtttttaaaaaaggctGGGTGGATGATCCCACCACCCaatcaagcaaaaaacaaatttaatggaTAGGCACGTGGGCTTGCCcttgatttttaaatggtttAACGTTGATATATCAGGCCTATACTTACTAActcttttttaaatgttttttttttaaaaacttcttttaaattaaatcaatgaaattattattttttaatcatgcaccactaaaattattttttaaaagattaagtctcaataatgttttttttgcatagctttttgtaaaataataaatgtaattttttccagtttgttttctatagagttatcctTGTCTCACGAATCAGGTTataggtttaacaagttaactcgagttgatttagatttttctttcactgctttttaaaattgtttttttttcaatatcgtTATTCGACAATGGGTTTGTTGAGAACTAACCTttgtattcttttatttattttctaagcaGTAAACTCATTCTCATGATCCAGGTCACTGGTTTGATGAGTTTACATGGATTTATTCgagatgtttttttagattcttttttaaattgatttttttttcattttcatcattcaatatttggttgattagaATTGAActtcctgattttttttatttactttctatgaggttaccATTACCTCATAACCCTGATcatgaattttacaaaataattaggGTTGACCTGAttcaatccaatattaatatattatcttctcaacatcttaaaaatataatgtgCAACATGCACTAGATTTTGGGTTCTTGgttgagtttttctttctttttaaaatataatcagcgAAGGGAATTGTTTTAAATCGTGTCATTCTCACTTCACAATTTGTTATTCACATAATGACCAAAAGTAATACTTTTCCAATAAGCTAAATTTGGGTGATAGAGAGTGGTATAAAGTATAAACTATAAAGGGTAAAATTCATCatcctaattataaaaaaagaagacttTTTTATGGCTcaatatttatgttcttttctttatatttaatgatattcaaatatgatttttatttaggaaacaaaaaatatattaaaaaccaagCACTGGCCGGTCTCCTACGTGCAACTAACAAACATTATTGAATGTTGCCCCTACCTATGTacaggtaaaaagaaaaaggaaaagaaaaaaaaagggaagaaaagcaACTAACAAAACATAATTATGCATATTTTTTGTGCATGTCAACCTTAGCATCGCTCAATTGATGCAAAAATGAAGTCATAATTACAAATGGCATGACTGTTCACATGAATTTGCAATACTTGTTTAgtaattaaagtgaaaaaaataataattaagatttgcATGCTTCATTTGTCGTCACTGAGCCGagattaaggataaaattgtatAGTTCAGGAATTTAGGATTCGCATGAAATCACATGTATAGTTTAGCAGACTGAGTTGAAGTTTCCTCTTAAAAATCGGTAACCTCTCCTGTCCTATCTGCAATGCCAGAGGGCATGGTTCCAGTTCAGGGGGGAGTAGGGAACAAGGCATGGTCTGGTCAAtcgattttatttatatatatttttagttttcttgtcTTCATCGCAACAACagggatataaaaaataataatgcagcTCAAATCTTGCATTTCGCCGATGAAATCGAAGACCGATCCctttaaaattatcatcttaTTATCACATTAACAAGTTCAAGCAACCTGGAGCCAACCAAATTCCACCAACCCCTCAACTGCCCAGATGCTGGTAAGTGCTGCAGTTCAAGAGCTTCATTTTCAAGTAGCTTCAAGTTTCAAAATTGACAATGTCGTCCTCATTTTATAGACTCTTCtatgtttgatattattaagCACAACGAGTATGGATGTTCTTTCATTAACACGGATGCCCAGTTTTCTAAAACCCGAAATACCTAATTGCACCTCACAATGCAAGCGTTCCCTTGGTCACAGTAGCCATGTAAGGGTGAGTACGAGATTTCATAGGCAGTTAGCATTGACCCACAAAGTGCTCGATGAAATTCCACTGTCAGATACTTTTGCTTGGAATAATCTTATTCACACTCATTTGAGTAATAGAGACCCGGGTGGTGCATTGTCAATTTATCATCACATGATGATGCGTGGTGCCTGTCCTGATCGCCGCACCCTTCCTCGTGTTTTGACCGCGTCTCGGATTTGTGGTGATCTGTTTCTTGGCAAACAGCTTCATGGGCAGGCTATTAAACTTGGGTTCTTCGACGAACATTATGTTATTACAGCGTTGATTGAAATCTATGGTCGTCTTGATGGCATTGAAGCGGGAAAATGGTTGTTTGATAAATCTCCTAGAAGGAATTCTGTTGCTTGGACTATGATACTTAAGTTGTACCTAATGGAAAATAAGCCTGATTTAGCAATCAATGTGTTTTATCAGATGGTGGAGTTGAATGCGCGGATTGATTCAGTGGTGTTAATAACCGCGGCTGGGGCCTGTGGCTTATTGAAATCAGTGGAACATGGAAGGAGGGTTCATGATGTGGCAAGGAAATTCCGATTGGAGTCTGACATTTTGGTTAGCAATTCGCTCCTGAAAATGCAAATTGATTGTCAAAGGATGGAAGATGCAAGGGGTTTTTTTAATCAGATGACAACCAAAGATGTTATATCATGGACGGAAATCATATGTGGGTATGTGAAGAAGGGGGAATTTAACGAGGCCCTGAAACTGTTTCGGAAGATGAATATGGATGGAATAAAACCGGACTCACTTTCGGTTTCTAGTGTTCTTCCAGCTTGTGCAAGAACAGTAGCTCATAAGAACGGGAAAGAGATTCACGGATACTCACTTAGAAATGGAATGGACAACAATCTTATAGTTCAAAATGCTACCACGGACATGTATGCCAAATCAGGACTTGTTGATTAtgctttaaaagtttttgaaagaatgaAGAAGAGAGATGTTATTTCATGGACTGTGATGATATTAGGCTTTAGCTTACATGGAAAAGGTGAGCTTGGAGTAGAATTGTTCTGCAGGATGGAGAAGGACCAGAGAGTAGAGGCTGATCAATTCACGTATGCAGCTGTTCTACACTGTTGCACTGCAGCCTGCATGGTTGAGGAAGGAAAGTTTTACTTCAATTGTATCAAGGAGCCTAACATCACACACTATGCTTTAATGGTATCTCTTCTTGCTCGTGCTTGCCTTTTTGATGAGGCAAGAGCCTTTATGGAGGAGCATCACATTGAAAGGCATGCAGAGGTGCTGAGAGCGCTGCTAGATGGGTGCTGGATGCACCATAGACGAAATATAGGTAAGCAAGTCTTTGAGCAGCTTTGTGATTTGGAACCTCTTGATGCTGAAAACTAcgtgttactgtccaactggtATTCAGATAATGGAAAATGGGATCTGGTTGATAAATTGAGAGAAACAATAATGAGCATGGGCTCGAAACCTAAGAAAGCTTATAGTTGGATAGAGTTCCAAAATAAAGTTCACGTGTTTGGAACTGGAGATATCTCCCACCCAAGATCAGAGAGAATATATACAGAGTTGCAATGCTTGATGAAAAAAGTGAATGCTGAAGCACAGAGGCCTGCTTCAGGTTTTAGCTTCCATGGCGGGGATGCAGAGAGGGAGTGCATTCAAATTGGGCACAGCGAAATGTTGGCACTTTCTTTTGGGCTTATCTGTACACAGCCCGGGGCAACCATTCGCATCACCAAAAACCTCCGTATGTGTCGTGGATGCCATGATTCTACAAAGCTCGTTTCTAAGATAGTAGAGCGAGAAATCATAATAAAGGACCCAAATTGTTTCCATCATTTTAAGGATGGATTTTGTTCATGTAGAGATTTTTGGTGATTCAGTTTTCAACATCTTGATTTTTGTATCCGGGTCATCAAACTGCTGAGGTCAGAATTTCTACTTTTAATATTCTCTGtgcaatccattttttttttctgaaagacAGAAACAGAAACACCCAAGTTACTGGCAAAATCAGATTGAAACAGAATGAGACTCCTGTGTCAATTCGCAAACAATCATGTGAATTGATATTGAAATTTAGATTTTTCATCCTGTTAATTTGTTATTTGGGTTTCATCCCACCAAGTTATTCATTGTCCAGTTAGTTCTAACTTCTAACCACTGCTTCAAGATTGAAAGAGaggtataatttttaaaatggttcTAATGGGTATCAATGTTAATTTTTCTCTGTACCATCAAAATCCAACaacctttctatttttttttaaacaaggaactaaaaaaacaaaaataaacttttatatcaaaattaaattgtaaaactATTAAGGAACCaaatagatataatttttaaagtttaaggactaaagtaaactttttataatactttGAAACCATCATTTATTTGTGGTgtctttttataatactttGAAACCATCATCATTAGATttccataaataaaagaaacagaatTATTAATATGGCTATAAGAAGTGAAAatcctgaaaaagaaaagaaaagcgaaGCTAAGCAAATCTAGATAGTCATCTTTCTTGGAGACAATCCAATATCGTTTAAGAGATTAATCAGATGGCTCGTAAAATATCTGAGAACATCAGTCAAGAAACTCCAAACTATatcagattattattattactagacataagaggaaaaaaaaagaatatttttacttAGAAAGATACCAACCATATGATCGGAATTAGCATGAATTTGAAAGACCAAGCAAGCAATCAGCAGAAGCTGAGGAATTAGCTTCCACCTCCTTTCCATTTCCATGGAACCTTGTCGCTACCTATGTCTCACTCTCACCTTGGACTCACCAGAAACAAAAAACGGCAACTTACCGATGACCAGGGGCGGTTGTCGTTTTAAACATTTTACTGGGACTCGGCCCCTTGTCTATCTTTTCTCGTATgaggaaaaagaacaaaaaaagttgATTGTAACATAGGACACATAGtttagtaaaattaattaactaatccttgtaattttaaaaattatatatagttagccctctttttttttttaatctacttatcttagtttttcttctgtcaattttatgttatttttcaacttgtttttttatatttaagaaaaaaaaagtaaaagataaaaactttaacatagaaaattttgattaaaaaaagaaggcatttaaaaaaaaaaaaaaagaaaccgctaaattgaatttttctagtGGGAATTTTTCTAATCTTGTATAAGACTTGgacatcaagttttttttcccaaatGAGAAGTGTACAGgagattttttcttaaatccttGTGATCTaagatatattataataaattcaagagACTcagattttgatttgaaattctATGCTACGGAAGCCttaatttctatctttttttttttttttacatgtgtgCAAGGGATGCAAAGCAAGAAAACACCCAAGGCCTCGAAACAGGGACAACGTTGTTGGCAGATGATGCTGCCAGCGGTCATATCCAGCAGCTCGCCAAGCTCCGTAATAAGGAAACAATCAAGTAACTAGCTGGATTATTTTGAACCAATAACAAAATGGACAGAGTGAATAATTGGTGCACATAGTAAGGGGTTTCCTACTAAAGGTGCTGACGAAGATTCTGGATTTTTTTGCTAAAGATGATAATGAAGACATCTGCTATTTGATCCACTGTTGTTGAGATATGTTGGActttaatatcattgttatattCTTTCTCACGAATAAAATGATTGTCAATCTCTACATGTTTCATTCTTGCATGGAACACCGAATTTGAAGCGAGTGTAATTGTTCTAATGCTATCGCACCTCATAGTCGATATGTTTCTTGGAAGCTCCAAGAACCCAGGTTTTGTCCCAGAAAACCCCATAGCAGCTTGTAGACCTCATGTCATTTGGATTGCTTGACCAGTCCGAATCACAGTAGGTATGTAACTGAAGAGGAGATGGTGTGTAGAGCAAACCAGAAACCTTAGTGCCCTTTAAGTAGCAAAGGACTCGTTTCATAGCTTGCCAATGTGGAGTTTTTGGTTGGTGCATATATTGACATAGCCGGTTAACAGCATAAGAAATATCCGAGAGTGTTATTGTACAATATTGGAGTGCCCTAAAGATTTGGTGAAGTTTTAGTATCATCAATGAAGCCAACTAAATTATGTCCTCGAAGAAGACTAAGGAACTGCATTTTCCGTGCTAAATAGTTGTGGGAACCTTCTAGCGTAACAGAGATAGTGGTGGTAGATAGTGGAAGGATAGGATCAGGGATGGAGGTGTTGTTAGTGCTGGCCATTTGGATTATGTGAAAGCTTTAGAAAGGATGGTATGAAAAGCATTAGTTTATAGAATGTgtgactctgataccatgtaaaacttcaaaaaacagaaacaacatAGAGATAAAGGCAAGAGATATCTTTGAATCGGTTGACTTACTTAGCCGTGtagtttttctttgtatttataaaTGTACAATTAAACTGTCAAGAGTATAATAAGGAAACAAACATgaggaaaataagaaaacaatcaaGTAACTAGATGGATTATCTTGAACCAGTAACAAAATGGATGGAGTGAATAATTGGTGCATGTGCTACTGGATTTTCTGCTGAAAGTGTTGATGAAGATTCTGGATTTTCTGCTGAAGATGCTGATGAAGATTATGATATTCTAACAAAGTATATAATCAGCTATCTAATACTCCAAAACAATACCGAAGTTCCTCCAGCCCCTTATCTACATCCAAGATTAAATCTGTTTCAGTTTCAGAAAACATACattattctaaatataaatcaagaaccattcgagaaagaaatgaaattgtttCATGAAAAGGGGTCCTTCAAAATGCCCTTGAGATAGATATATGTCCCCATAAAAATACAGTACTGTCACCAGCTGTTGTCAGATTCACTTTGATAGACCCACAAACTGGACccggaagaaaaagagaagaaaaacaatgcggtgaaaaggaagaaaagacgAGATTTGTACCGTGATCAATGCAAATGGCATGCATCCACATATCAGAATTTTTTCTGTTGATAAAGAATATCAGAAAGTTAAGACATCAGATCTGGTTCATAGAAGTCTAATACATCTTTATTCAAAGAAGAGAGATTGTACACTGCCAGTGACCCTGGGTTCTCTTTCTCTCCTCAATTTACAATCTGAGGGCTCATAACACCAAGCCTATAATGTATATATCACATCATTATTCTTGGGAAATTGAGCATATTCTGTAGACAATCGGATTCTCCCAACAAAATACTTGAGAACCTAGCCCATTAAACATAGTTTCACTTCATTTTATAGTTTCTACTTGACATTTTTATTGAATTCCAGCTAACGTACATATCCTTTGTTTGTGCTGAAAGAGCAACTAATTGAGCAGCAATacgggaaaaaagaagaagaagaagaagagaaaatggCTCTTAAAACATCAAGTTAAACATCAGTAGTACTTATGAATATGATCATTCATTTTCCATTAATCACGTCTCATAAGCATCTCTTGATTCCTCTTGAATGATTCCAGCTTCTGCAAACGCATCTGCTTGTGAAACCTCATAATGAACAAGTCTGCAACATGATCAATCTCATCTTCCAAGCTGAAATCTTCTCCATCTTCCTTGGAATTCTTCACCAAATCAATGATAGAACCACCTGGATCTTCAAAGTCATCTTCATCGAATAGCGAGTGCGTAAGATCCGGGTACTTAT
It encodes the following:
- the LOC7497572 gene encoding pentatricopeptide repeat-containing protein DOT4, chloroplastic; this encodes MDVLSLTRMPSFLKPEIPNCTSQCKRSLGHSSHVRVSTRFHRQLALTHKVLDEIPLSDTFAWNNLIHTHLSNRDPGGALSIYHHMMMRGACPDRRTLPRVLTASRICGDLFLGKQLHGQAIKLGFFDEHYVITALIEIYGRLDGIEAGKWLFDKSPRRNSVAWTMILKLYLMENKPDLAINVFYQMVELNARIDSVVLITAAGACGLLKSVEHGRRVHDVARKFRLESDILVSNSLLKMQIDCQRMEDARGFFNQMTTKDVISWTEIICGYVKKGEFNEALKLFRKMNMDGIKPDSLSVSSVLPACARTVAHKNGKEIHGYSLRNGMDNNLIVQNATTDMYAKSGLVDYALKVFERMKKRDVISWTVMILGFSLHGKGELGVELFCRMEKDQRVEADQFTYAAVLHCCTAACMVEEGKFYFNCIKEPNITHYALMVSLLARACLFDEARAFMEEHHIERHAEVLRALLDGCWMHHRRNIGKQVFEQLCDLEPLDAENYVLLSNWYSDNGKWDLVDKLRETIMSMGSKPKKAYSWIEFQNKVHVFGTGDISHPRSERIYTELQCLMKKVNAEAQRPASGFSFHGGDAERECIQIGHSEMLALSFGLICTQPGATIRITKNLRMCRGCHDSTKLVSKIVEREIIIKDPNCFHHFKDGFCSCRDFW